From a region of the Athene noctua chromosome 14, bAthNoc1.hap1.1, whole genome shotgun sequence genome:
- the CNTF gene encoding ciliary neurotrophic factor, protein MAAADNTSAALRRRDLCSRGIRLAGKMRSDVVDLLDAYVEQQGLDASASVAAVEGVPVAAVERWDEQTGTQRLLENLAAYRTFRALLAQMLEEQQEQLGEADTTLGQALAAVLLQVSAFTYHLEELLRLESRGPPSEEGAEPPPAPHLSLFERKLRGLGVLRELAQWAVRSTRDLRQLAKPSPGSSSAASLAESP, encoded by the exons ATGGCGGCAGCAGACAACACCTCAGCCGCCCTCCGGCGCCGTGACCTGTGCAGCCGAGGCATCCGCCTGGCCGGGAAGATGCGCTCGGACGTCGTCGACCTCCTGGACGCCTAC GTGGAGCAGCAGGGCTTGGACGCCTCTGCCAGCGTGGCGGCGGTGGAGGGGGTGCCGGTGGCAGCGGTGGAGCGCTGGGACGAGCAGACGGGGACCCAGCGGCTGCTGGAGAACCTGGCGGCGTACCGGACCTTCCGGGCCCTGCTGGCCCAgatgctggaggagcagcaggagcagctgggggaggCAGACACCACCCTGGGCCAGGCGCTGGCAGCCGTCCTGCTCCAGGTCTCAGCCTTCACCTACCACCTCGAGGAGCTGCTGCGGCTGGAGAGCCGTGGGCCCCCCAGCGAGGAGGGGGCCGAgcctcccccagctccccacctCAGCCTCTTCGAGAGGAAGCTGCGTGGCCTGGGCGTGCTGCGGGAGCTGGCCCAGTGGGCTGTCAGGTCCACGCGGGACCTGCGGCAGCTCGCCAAGCCCAGCCCGGGCAGCAGCTCGGCGGCCAGCCTGGCTGAGAGCCCCTGA